The Polynucleobacter sp. TSB-Sco08W16 genome includes a region encoding these proteins:
- a CDS encoding complex I NDUFA9 subunit family protein translates to MQYDILLIGGNGFVGRVLAAQLQAAGYSVLIPSGHLATGRDLRTLPKVHIEEADIHEFDELQNLCARVKPKGAVINLVGVLHDKPAKPYGEVFRSAHIDLPKNIITAMQLHGVKRYLHMSALGADSKGPSMYQRSKGDGEAAVKASGLDWTIFRPSVIFGAQDQFTNLFAKLTKLLPVMPLANYQAKFQPVSVDDVAGAFVKALSMPQTIHQSYDLVGPKIYTLKEIVEFAARKVKTSCVIIPVPGFVGYLQALAFELLPVPTLMSRDNIASMQQPNVLPMNGTDALVEVFKMSRRSLEGMQ, encoded by the coding sequence ATGCAATACGATATTTTGCTGATTGGCGGTAACGGATTTGTAGGGCGTGTTTTAGCTGCACAACTACAAGCAGCTGGTTACTCAGTATTAATTCCATCTGGCCATCTTGCTACAGGTCGCGATTTACGTACGCTGCCTAAAGTACATATTGAAGAGGCGGACATTCATGAGTTTGATGAGTTACAAAATCTTTGCGCGCGAGTAAAGCCTAAAGGTGCCGTAATCAATCTGGTTGGTGTACTGCACGATAAGCCTGCCAAGCCTTATGGCGAAGTATTTAGGTCAGCTCATATTGATTTGCCTAAAAATATTATTACCGCAATGCAGCTGCATGGAGTGAAGCGCTATTTACATATGAGTGCGCTTGGCGCTGATTCTAAGGGGCCCTCAATGTATCAGCGTAGTAAGGGCGATGGTGAGGCAGCGGTAAAGGCCAGCGGCTTGGATTGGACGATATTTAGACCCTCAGTAATTTTTGGAGCGCAAGATCAATTCACAAACTTATTTGCTAAGCTCACTAAATTATTGCCAGTGATGCCTTTAGCCAACTATCAGGCAAAGTTTCAGCCAGTGAGCGTTGATGACGTAGCAGGCGCATTTGTAAAAGCATTATCTATGCCCCAGACTATTCACCAGTCTTATGATTTAGTGGGTCCAAAGATATACACCTTAAAAGAGATTGTTGAATTTGCAGCGCGCAAAGTGAAAACCTCATGCGTAATTATCCCGGTGCCAGGATTTGTGGGATATTTGCAAGCTCTAGCATTTGAGCTCTTACCTGTCCCAACTCTTATGTCTCGCGATAACATTGCATCCATGCAACAGCCTAATGTATTACCCATGAACGGTACGGATGCATTGGTAGAGGTCTTCAAAATGAGTCGTCGTAGCTTGGAAGGTATGCAGTAA
- a CDS encoding lytic transglycosylase domain-containing protein, with translation MRICCQWAKIFVLGLALSAPQAFAEKVKKPHLPKSYESKAAPAEITDTDRMFIDLREAAKKNDVFRTQQLSSNLANYPFDDYVAYFRIKPQLFDSAGGARNDYAADAQVVAFLNQYQGTALADRLRNDWLLVLGKRKDWARFDVEYAKFVLDDDTQVKCYSLLSKLSQGENPTKLAMDSRSVLLDPSYFGQACQELVPSLVAAGGMTPSEAKAIGRAASEKGFDTMAKRLGGDDPIADIVKAAKADPSKAYRDFLQTSSRFSKENQAVAWGVIGQFLAKKLDPNADDAYRLQQELGYNELLSVESQEWKVRAGLRAKDWTLVKNAIDGMNPAVRSKDPAWTYWYGRALKADGQDAKAKESFELIAEQYNFYGQLAREELGKSNHAPTRTKVTEQEIDAMGSRKGFVRGERLYAMNLRFEGNREWNWELRNMSDRQLLAAAEYAKRVNLYDRVVNTADRTKQEHDFSLRYPTPYRDELSPIAKQIDLNLAWAYGLIRQESRFIMNASSSVGAAGLMQVMPNTAKYVAKKIGMTNYTNDKLADTNTNLMLGSNYLNMVLIDLDGSWVLASAAYNAGPSRSKAWREKLNGPTEGAIFAETIPFNETRTYVKNVLSNANYYSSVMNGQAQSLKQRLGVITPKAATPSELP, from the coding sequence ATGCGGATATGTTGTCAATGGGCCAAAATTTTCGTTTTGGGTCTAGCCCTAAGTGCGCCCCAGGCATTTGCTGAAAAAGTAAAAAAGCCACATTTACCTAAATCCTATGAAAGCAAAGCTGCTCCGGCTGAAATTACTGACACCGATCGTATGTTTATCGATTTGCGCGAGGCTGCGAAAAAAAATGATGTTTTTCGTACGCAGCAGTTGTCATCTAATTTAGCCAACTATCCTTTTGATGACTATGTTGCCTATTTCCGTATCAAACCGCAATTGTTTGATAGCGCTGGTGGTGCGCGCAATGATTACGCCGCAGACGCACAAGTAGTTGCCTTTCTCAATCAATATCAAGGCACTGCCTTAGCTGATCGGCTGCGTAATGATTGGTTGCTAGTGCTTGGTAAGCGTAAAGATTGGGCACGTTTTGATGTGGAGTACGCAAAATTTGTGTTGGATGATGACACGCAGGTGAAGTGTTATTCCTTGCTATCGAAGTTATCTCAAGGCGAGAATCCTACTAAGTTGGCAATGGATTCACGTTCAGTGCTATTGGACCCGAGTTATTTCGGTCAGGCATGCCAGGAGCTCGTACCGTCCTTAGTGGCGGCGGGTGGAATGACGCCAAGTGAGGCGAAGGCAATTGGTCGGGCTGCGAGTGAAAAGGGTTTTGACACCATGGCTAAGCGTCTTGGTGGAGATGATCCGATTGCAGATATTGTGAAGGCAGCTAAGGCTGACCCATCAAAAGCCTATCGCGATTTTTTACAAACATCTTCGCGCTTTAGCAAAGAGAATCAAGCCGTAGCTTGGGGTGTGATTGGGCAATTTTTAGCGAAGAAGTTAGATCCCAATGCGGATGATGCATATCGCCTGCAACAAGAGCTTGGATATAACGAACTATTGTCAGTTGAGTCGCAAGAATGGAAGGTGCGGGCAGGGCTGCGCGCTAAGGATTGGACCCTGGTTAAGAATGCTATCGATGGTATGAATCCTGCTGTACGCAGTAAGGATCCTGCCTGGACTTATTGGTACGGCCGCGCTTTAAAAGCAGATGGACAGGATGCAAAAGCAAAAGAAAGTTTTGAGCTCATTGCTGAGCAATACAATTTTTATGGCCAGTTAGCCCGTGAAGAGTTGGGTAAATCAAATCATGCCCCAACACGCACTAAAGTGACTGAGCAAGAGATTGATGCAATGGGAAGCCGCAAGGGCTTTGTGAGAGGCGAGCGTTTGTATGCCATGAATTTACGCTTTGAAGGTAATCGCGAGTGGAATTGGGAGTTACGAAATATGAGTGACAGGCAATTACTCGCGGCTGCTGAATATGCCAAGCGGGTAAATTTATATGATCGCGTAGTGAATACTGCTGATCGCACTAAGCAGGAACATGACTTTAGTCTGCGCTATCCAACACCTTATCGCGATGAACTTTCTCCTATTGCAAAACAGATTGATTTGAATCTTGCTTGGGCCTATGGTCTTATCCGTCAAGAATCACGTTTCATCATGAATGCTTCTTCATCTGTCGGTGCTGCGGGATTAATGCAAGTGATGCCCAATACAGCAAAGTATGTCGCCAAGAAAATTGGCATGACTAATTACACCAATGATAAGTTGGCAGATACCAATACGAATCTGATGCTGGGAAGTAACTATCTCAATATGGTTTTGATTGATCTTGATGGTTCATGGGTCTTGGCTTCTGCGGCCTATAACGCTGGCCCCTCTCGTTCTAAGGCTTGGCGTGAGAAGCTTAACGGCCCAACTGAGGGTGCAATTTTTGCAGAAACGATTCCATTTAACGAAACTCGTACATATGTGAAGAATGTCCTGTCTAATGCAAATTACTACTCATCAGTCATGAATGGCCAGGCACAGTCACTTAAGCAGCGTTTAGGCGTCATTACTCCAAAAGCGGCAACACCATCTGAATTACCTTAA
- a CDS encoding 5-formyltetrahydrofolate cyclo-ligase, with translation MHGNSPKTLRQELLKQRTEFAGGENYTQIAATVIANLNQFLVTEGKFLSSIALYWPIQDELDLRPTLISWAKDTAHCTLTLPFARPDKRLDFYQWKDGDKLIPSKHGVPEPDPSNLDRPAIDPDCILIPCVGWSSSSVNGETHYWRLGYGGGYFDRTLADLRKKNPKLICIGIGFDWQKLDDSQWSAQTHDEPLDMLLTESGLHR, from the coding sequence ATGCACGGTAATTCACCAAAAACTCTTCGCCAAGAACTATTAAAGCAACGCACGGAATTTGCAGGGGGAGAAAATTACACCCAAATTGCAGCTACCGTCATTGCTAACTTAAATCAGTTTCTGGTAACAGAGGGAAAATTCTTATCTTCTATCGCACTCTATTGGCCCATTCAAGATGAACTAGATTTGCGCCCCACATTAATTTCTTGGGCAAAAGATACAGCCCATTGCACATTGACTCTTCCATTTGCTCGCCCCGATAAGCGCCTTGATTTTTATCAATGGAAAGATGGGGATAAGCTGATTCCTAGCAAACACGGAGTACCAGAACCGGATCCAAGTAATTTAGATAGACCAGCTATTGATCCTGATTGCATCCTCATACCGTGTGTAGGCTGGTCAAGCTCAAGCGTTAATGGTGAAACACATTATTGGCGCTTAGGTTATGGCGGTGGCTATTTTGATCGAACGCTGGCTGATCTTAGAAAGAAAAATCCCAAGCTTATTTGCATTGGGATTGGGTTTGATTGGCAGAAATTAGATGATTCTCAATGGTCAGCTCAAACGCATGATGAGCCTTTAGATATGCTGCTGACGGAGTCTGGTTTACATCGTTAA
- the metF gene encoding methylenetetrahydrofolate reductase [NAD(P)H]: MELSVEFFPPKTPEGENKLHLVRERFSETLKPSFYSVTFGAGGSTQSGTLKVVSDIHAAGAAVAPHLSCVGSSRESVREMLKQYQALGVKRIVALRGDLPSGMGQYGEFHHANELVEFIRTETGDWFHIDVAAYPETHPQAKSPASDVDFFVQKMKAGANSAVTQYFYNTDAYFRFVDEAYDSGVTQPVIAGIMPITNSTQLLRFSDACGAEIPRWIRLRLQSYGDDIASIRAFGEEVVTDLCDQLLTAGAPGLHFYSLNQADAVLAIADNLDLTK, translated from the coding sequence ATGGAATTAAGCGTCGAATTCTTTCCTCCAAAAACACCTGAAGGTGAGAATAAGTTGCATCTAGTGCGTGAGCGTTTCAGCGAAACACTCAAGCCCTCGTTTTATTCCGTGACCTTTGGGGCCGGTGGCTCTACTCAATCTGGCACATTAAAGGTGGTGAGCGATATACATGCTGCAGGCGCTGCAGTTGCTCCCCACTTATCTTGTGTTGGTAGTTCACGTGAAAGTGTGAGAGAGATGCTCAAGCAGTATCAGGCTTTGGGTGTGAAGCGGATTGTGGCTTTGCGTGGCGACTTACCATCGGGCATGGGTCAGTATGGTGAATTCCATCACGCTAACGAATTAGTGGAATTTATTCGAACTGAAACAGGTGATTGGTTTCATATTGATGTAGCCGCCTATCCAGAGACCCATCCACAGGCCAAGTCGCCTGCAAGCGATGTCGATTTCTTTGTACAAAAGATGAAGGCAGGCGCCAACTCCGCTGTGACGCAGTACTTTTACAACACGGATGCTTACTTTCGTTTTGTTGACGAGGCTTATGACTCAGGGGTAACTCAACCCGTCATTGCCGGCATTATGCCGATTACCAACAGCACGCAGTTGTTACGCTTTTCTGATGCTTGTGGTGCAGAGATTCCACGTTGGATTCGTTTGCGCTTGCAATCTTATGGCGACGATATTGCATCCATTCGCGCATTTGGTGAAGAGGTAGTAACAGATCTATGTGATCAACTGTTGACCGCTGGGGCACCAGGCTTGCATTTCTACTCTTTGAATCAAGCGGATGCTGTTTTAGCGATTGCTGATAACTTGGATTTAACAAAGTAA